From Halobacteriovorax sp. GB3, a single genomic window includes:
- a CDS encoding lipoyl protein ligase domain-containing protein, which produces MKILEGLDLEKFDLYPSDYTVDLENKEIVITKKNWDYIKSLELQEILVERIWKNKDERALIFCSHPHCFTLGKGLQKTREVDKNLVDFNEQLIDILPFPVHKISRGGGITFHYPGQLVFYPIMSLEKHKLRVFDFLKNVLKMTKYSLEQLYSLNDLECDRELLGLWHKENKIASIGLSAKRFVSYHGLALNLINDQKMNDALKQVFPCGLPGSIYKSIDQLIENKNSDQYFDTIKASILHQI; this is translated from the coding sequence ATGAAGATCTTAGAGGGACTAGATCTTGAAAAATTTGATCTTTACCCATCTGATTACACAGTAGATCTAGAAAATAAAGAAATCGTCATCACAAAGAAAAATTGGGACTACATCAAATCTTTAGAGCTTCAAGAAATCCTTGTTGAGAGGATTTGGAAAAATAAAGATGAAAGGGCCCTCATTTTTTGCTCTCATCCCCACTGTTTCACGCTAGGAAAGGGACTGCAAAAGACCAGAGAAGTCGATAAAAATCTCGTCGATTTCAATGAACAACTTATCGATATACTTCCATTTCCCGTGCATAAAATTAGCAGAGGTGGAGGAATAACTTTTCACTATCCAGGACAATTAGTCTTCTACCCTATTATGAGCTTAGAGAAACATAAACTGAGAGTCTTTGACTTTTTGAAAAATGTTTTGAAGATGACAAAGTATAGTTTGGAACAATTGTACTCACTAAATGATCTTGAATGTGATAGAGAGCTTTTAGGACTTTGGCATAAAGAGAACAAAATTGCATCGATTGGTCTCTCAGCAAAGAGATTTGTTAGTTACCATGGTTTGGCCTTAAATCTCATTAACGATCAAAAGATGAATGATGCTCTTAAACAAGTCTTTCCCTGTGGTCTTCCAGGCAGTATATACAAGTCCATTGATCAATTGATAGAAAATAAAAACAGTGATCAATATTTTGATACAATCAAAGCTTCAATCTTACATCAAATATAG
- the lipA gene encoding lipoyl synthase, with protein MTKDNYSYEEQRQKVLDKKIKAQKSYSKKIEREAKPDWFKIKLPGGDNYKEVKQNLRKNNLWTVCEEASCPNLSECWSQKTATMMILGGTCTRACKFCHVDTGNPGGFVDKNEIENAARMADIMKLKYLVVTSVDRDDLSDYGAGHFADVVNAIAQRHSDTLVEVLIPDFNGVEEHMHTLARSNPFVIAQNVETVKRLTHVVRDRRAGYEQTLDCLEFYKKNYPHISTKTSLMVGLGETYDELVECMEDLRERNVDIVTFGQYLRPTPRHLPVQEYYRPEVFEKLKEKAYELGFKFVASGPLVRSSYKAADYLEHLKKQGHNV; from the coding sequence ATGACAAAAGACAATTATAGCTACGAAGAACAAAGACAGAAAGTCCTCGATAAAAAGATCAAGGCCCAAAAAAGTTACTCGAAAAAAATTGAGCGAGAAGCGAAGCCCGATTGGTTTAAAATTAAGCTTCCTGGTGGAGATAACTATAAAGAAGTTAAGCAAAACCTGCGTAAGAATAATTTATGGACAGTATGTGAAGAGGCATCATGCCCTAATTTAAGCGAGTGTTGGTCTCAAAAAACCGCCACGATGATGATTCTTGGTGGAACTTGTACGAGGGCCTGTAAATTCTGTCATGTCGATACAGGCAACCCTGGTGGCTTTGTCGATAAAAATGAAATCGAAAATGCTGCGCGTATGGCCGATATCATGAAGCTCAAATACCTCGTTGTCACTTCTGTAGATAGAGATGATTTAAGTGATTATGGAGCAGGACACTTTGCCGATGTCGTCAATGCCATTGCCCAAAGACATAGTGATACTCTTGTGGAAGTTCTCATCCCAGACTTTAATGGCGTTGAAGAACATATGCATACTCTTGCTAGAAGTAACCCTTTTGTTATCGCACAGAATGTTGAGACAGTTAAAAGACTGACTCATGTCGTTCGAGATAGAAGAGCTGGATACGAGCAAACGCTCGATTGCCTAGAGTTCTACAAAAAGAACTACCCTCATATTTCAACAAAAACTTCCCTCATGGTTGGACTAGGTGAAACTTACGATGAGTTAGTTGAATGCATGGAAGACCTCAGAGAGAGAAACGTCGATATCGTAACCTTTGGTCAATACCTAAGGCCGACTCCTCGTCACCTTCCCGTACAAGAGTACTACCGCCCGGAAGTTTTTGAGAAACTAAAAGAAAAGGCCTATGAACTTGGCTTTAAATTTGTCGCCTCTGGTCCACTTGTTAGAAGTAGTTATAAAGCGGCCGACTATCTTGAGCACCTTAAAAAACAAGGTCACAATGTATGA
- a CDS encoding L,D-transpeptidase family protein produces MKYLILILFSVVSFSSAAKLKVDKIKVYKQERLMRAYYQDELVREYKIALSISHNIPGFRMGPKRLRGDMRTPEGSYKIIKKRQRTQYPLSLLINYPNKKDIAWGKKNGKTKWELGDMILIHGFPYRPTKVVRDFVTKIGADVETVDEWLRAYFYPYFDWTSGCIGITDEQMKELFEAVEVGTEIEIKSFLYFDRSKLPDHLEAYPIRYY; encoded by the coding sequence ATGAAATATCTTATTCTCATTCTCTTTTCTGTCGTCTCATTTTCAAGTGCCGCGAAGCTTAAAGTAGATAAGATCAAAGTTTATAAACAAGAGAGACTCATGCGTGCTTATTACCAAGATGAGCTTGTGCGTGAATATAAAATTGCTCTTAGTATTTCACATAATATTCCAGGCTTTAGAATGGGACCTAAGAGGCTTCGTGGAGATATGAGAACTCCAGAGGGGTCATATAAAATCATTAAGAAAAGACAAAGAACTCAATACCCACTTTCACTCTTAATAAATTATCCAAATAAAAAGGATATTGCATGGGGAAAGAAAAATGGGAAAACTAAGTGGGAGTTAGGGGACATGATCCTTATTCATGGTTTCCCATATCGTCCAACAAAAGTAGTTAGAGACTTTGTTACCAAAATTGGTGCTGATGTTGAGACTGTTGATGAGTGGTTAAGAGCTTATTTTTATCCTTATTTTGACTGGACTTCTGGATGTATCGGTATCACAGATGAACAAATGAAAGAGCTCTTCGAGGCCGTAGAAGTAGGAACAGAAATCGAGATTAAAAGTTTTTTGTACTTCGATCGCTCCAAGCTTCCTGATCATCTTGAAGCTTATCCAATTCGCTACTACTAA
- a CDS encoding YiiX/YebB-like N1pC/P60 family cysteine hydrolase, producing the protein MRYRSLVLALSLGVSSCTNFKSNSRKVASVEETSPVYHEFQSYEENFEIFNKNVSKALELRLRAITFYNNIGNKIEKAKLNKSKDKRVLSSEDLRLIHETTKSYATNRQELLTNVSEYKWYSDKEVEFKITANKTRVNKEYANWFSGFFGNFFDIDKKVNIELNPMEDEGMLHVLRMKKSLVAALTLYDNYILAIQPYDEDKELRRVVNFDNVEVEGLIKEISGNFRKLDNYKRALRVVEYIQDIKKWEKSNPKSSLTTNSYNHYLNELIDGSYTYGKIQEITIGDRIKFRLDRFAKSLRDRIFKIGDESMNIVSMGFGNTVGLVQSRSGKMKRITLQEEVSIRKQIKALDILLEKTPFRLTDKFIPGHWGHVAIWIGTEEELKEIGMWDELDELYDYAVSVNGYEGDDFKTLIRNGRNIVEALRPGVQINSLRHFLDIDDLAVVRTKEEFSLEDKKHYLRKAFMQVGKEYDFNFNVQTDKKIVCSELAYVVYEDYQWPVAKQVGRYTISPDHVAEKARNEGEFKPVLIYHDGKKIQKNIAQNFEYLLDLKYDNVTFY; encoded by the coding sequence ATGCGCTATCGCTCTTTGGTTTTAGCTCTATCCTTAGGGGTAAGTTCTTGTACTAACTTTAAAAGTAATAGTAGGAAAGTCGCTTCGGTCGAGGAAACGTCTCCGGTCTATCACGAGTTTCAAAGTTACGAAGAGAATTTTGAGATTTTTAATAAGAATGTTTCAAAGGCCTTAGAACTCAGATTGAGGGCCATCACATTTTATAATAATATTGGAAATAAAATTGAAAAGGCTAAACTGAATAAGAGCAAAGACAAAAGAGTACTAAGCTCTGAAGATCTTCGTCTCATTCACGAGACGACAAAATCATATGCGACGAATAGACAAGAGTTATTAACAAATGTTTCTGAATATAAGTGGTACAGTGATAAAGAAGTTGAATTTAAAATCACGGCCAATAAAACGAGAGTTAATAAAGAGTATGCGAACTGGTTTTCTGGTTTCTTTGGAAATTTCTTCGATATCGATAAGAAAGTAAATATTGAATTAAATCCAATGGAAGATGAAGGAATGCTTCATGTTCTAAGAATGAAAAAGAGCCTTGTTGCGGCACTTACTCTCTATGATAACTATATCCTCGCAATTCAGCCATATGATGAGGATAAAGAGCTTCGTCGTGTCGTTAATTTTGATAACGTAGAAGTTGAAGGACTCATCAAAGAGATTTCTGGAAATTTTAGAAAACTTGATAACTACAAAAGAGCGCTTCGAGTTGTTGAATATATCCAAGATATTAAGAAGTGGGAAAAGAGTAATCCTAAATCAAGTTTAACAACTAATAGTTACAACCATTACCTCAATGAATTGATTGATGGTTCTTATACTTATGGAAAGATTCAAGAGATCACAATTGGTGATCGTATTAAGTTTAGGCTAGATCGTTTCGCTAAATCTCTTCGCGATAGAATTTTTAAAATTGGTGATGAATCAATGAATATCGTAAGTATGGGATTTGGAAATACAGTCGGTCTTGTTCAGTCTCGTTCCGGGAAAATGAAAAGAATTACTCTGCAAGAGGAAGTATCTATTAGAAAGCAAATTAAGGCATTAGATATTCTTCTTGAGAAAACGCCTTTTAGATTAACGGATAAGTTCATTCCTGGGCACTGGGGACACGTGGCCATTTGGATTGGAACAGAAGAAGAACTTAAAGAAATCGGTATGTGGGATGAGTTAGATGAACTTTATGACTACGCTGTTAGTGTAAATGGTTATGAAGGGGATGACTTTAAAACATTAATTAGAAATGGAAGAAATATTGTTGAGGCCTTAAGACCAGGGGTTCAAATCAACTCTCTTAGACACTTCCTCGATATTGATGACCTTGCAGTTGTTCGTACAAAAGAAGAGTTCTCACTTGAAGATAAGAAGCACTACTTAAGAAAAGCTTTCATGCAGGTTGGGAAAGAATATGACTTCAACTTCAATGTTCAAACGGATAAAAAAATTGTTTGCTCTGAACTTGCTTACGTTGTATACGAAGACTATCAATGGCCAGTGGCCAAGCAAGTCGGTCGTTATACGATCTCTCCTGATCACGTTGCCGAAAAAGCTCGTAATGAAGGTGAGTTTAAGCCTGTTTTGATTTATCATGATGGGAAAAAGATTCAAAAGAATATCGCGCAAAATTTTGAATATCTACTTGATTTAAAATATGACAACGTGACATTTTATTAA
- a CDS encoding TIGR02147 family protein codes for MKKSIYEYSDYKNFLNDYIISRPYRGRGLKAKIAKALRIHTAYVSQVLNNHPHFTLEQAEELTEFLGLTKNESHFFLLLIQKERSGSKRLEKYFLGQIEQFKEEQKKLKARLEVDDEIKAEDRQTYYSSWHYIAIHALLSVKEYQNKEVISQRLSLPLEKVNEVIEFLLEIGLIVKESDGYSFTSKDFHLTSDSPMISKHHTNWRLRSISSLDRKSDDDLHYSGVISVKKEDALAIKNILIKSLQDVRDVIKDSSEQEVYCYTIDMFEV; via the coding sequence ATGAAAAAGTCTATCTATGAATATTCAGATTATAAGAACTTTCTGAATGACTACATTATTTCAAGGCCTTATCGAGGCAGAGGTCTAAAAGCAAAAATAGCAAAGGCCTTAAGAATACACACCGCCTATGTCTCGCAGGTGCTAAATAATCACCCGCACTTTACGCTTGAACAAGCTGAAGAGCTGACAGAGTTCTTAGGTCTTACCAAGAACGAGTCGCACTTTTTTCTACTTTTAATACAAAAGGAAAGGTCCGGCTCAAAGCGACTTGAAAAATACTTTCTAGGACAAATTGAGCAATTTAAAGAAGAACAGAAAAAACTCAAGGCGCGCTTAGAAGTTGATGATGAAATCAAGGCAGAAGATAGACAAACCTATTATAGTAGTTGGCACTACATTGCCATACATGCACTTCTTTCAGTTAAAGAGTATCAAAATAAAGAAGTGATATCTCAAAGGCTTTCTCTTCCCCTAGAAAAAGTAAATGAGGTCATTGAATTCTTATTAGAAATTGGATTGATCGTAAAAGAGAGTGATGGTTATAGTTTTACATCTAAAGACTTTCACCTGACTAGTGATAGTCCAATGATTAGTAAACACCACACGAACTGGCGCTTAAGATCAATCTCATCTTTAGATCGAAAAAGCGACGATGACCTCCACTACTCAGGAGTTATCAGCGTAAAAAAAGAAGATGCCTTGGCCATTAAAAATATTCTGATTAAGTCACTACAAGATGTAAGAGATGTTATTAAAGATTCGAGTGAACAAGAAGTGTATTGCTATACAATTGATATGTTTGAAGTATAA